One Shewanella sp. MR-4 DNA window includes the following coding sequences:
- a CDS encoding cation:proton antiporter, translated as MTSYQILCILCALALVTSVASSRLHKLQETVAITALALGMSLLLLLGGKALGGHVYGYFVAGLEKLDFQALLLNGMLGFLLFAGALQIRLKILRHQKWEILILAFVSTLLSTFIVGGLLYYIAPMLGLPLALSHCLLFGALISPTDPIAVLAILKKMGAPEDIAIQVEGESLFNDGIGLVIFVAISHLAFSTEPLTFSQISLLFIQEALGGVVYGAVLGVLLHHFFRYCEEETQLMLVTLLIPTAGYVIAEVLGVSGPLAMVSAGMIIGNYSVPKYFARQERVKLYTFWSLIESFFNALLFLLLGLLLLLVTFKAPLWWFMLVAIPLVLTARAVSVLLPYIGFRLVKSYNPYAESILIWGGLRGGLALAMAMSLPEGVIIDSQSGAELRELVLVMTYAVVVFSILVQGSSMTGLIRRSNAVTTEANHQIATERT; from the coding sequence ATGACTAGTTATCAAATTCTCTGTATTCTTTGTGCGTTAGCCTTAGTCACGTCTGTGGCATCCTCTCGTTTGCATAAGCTGCAAGAAACCGTTGCCATTACCGCATTGGCGTTGGGCATGAGCCTGTTACTCTTACTGGGTGGTAAAGCGCTTGGCGGCCATGTTTATGGTTACTTTGTCGCGGGGCTGGAGAAGCTCGACTTTCAGGCCCTTTTACTCAACGGCATGTTGGGTTTTCTCTTGTTTGCTGGGGCATTACAGATCCGCTTAAAAATCTTAAGGCATCAGAAATGGGAAATTCTCATCCTTGCCTTTGTTAGTACCTTGCTCTCGACTTTTATCGTCGGTGGTTTGCTTTACTACATTGCTCCCATGCTGGGATTGCCCTTGGCCTTAAGCCATTGTTTGCTCTTTGGTGCCTTGATTTCACCCACAGATCCGATTGCCGTGTTAGCCATTCTGAAGAAGATGGGCGCGCCCGAAGATATTGCCATTCAGGTAGAAGGGGAGTCGCTCTTTAATGATGGTATAGGGTTGGTGATTTTTGTGGCCATCTCCCATCTGGCCTTTTCAACTGAGCCGCTGACCTTCTCGCAAATCTCGCTATTGTTCATCCAAGAGGCGCTCGGGGGCGTCGTTTATGGCGCCGTGCTCGGCGTATTGCTGCACCATTTCTTTCGCTACTGTGAGGAAGAAACCCAGCTGATGTTGGTCACTTTACTGATCCCGACGGCCGGTTATGTCATCGCCGAAGTGTTAGGGGTGTCGGGGCCGCTGGCGATGGTCAGTGCGGGGATGATTATCGGTAACTACAGCGTGCCTAAGTATTTTGCGCGTCAAGAGCGGGTAAAGCTCTATACTTTTTGGTCGCTGATTGAATCCTTCTTCAATGCGCTGCTGTTCCTCTTGCTCGGATTATTACTCCTGCTCGTCACCTTTAAGGCGCCATTATGGTGGTTTATGTTAGTGGCTATTCCACTCGTGTTAACGGCGCGGGCGGTGAGTGTGTTGCTGCCTTATATCGGGTTTAGGTTGGTTAAGTCTTACAATCCTTATGCCGAGTCGATACTCATTTGGGGCGGGCTCAGGGGCGGGCTAGCCTTAGCTATGGCGATGAGTTTACCCGAGGGTGTGATTATCGATTCTCAAAGTGGTGCCGAGCTGCGAGAGCTTGTGCTCGTGATGACATATGCCGTAGTGGTGTTTTCAATCCTTGTGCAAGGCTCGAGTATGACGGGGTTAATTCGCCGCAGTAATGCGGTGACAACAGAGGCTAATCATCAGATTGCAACTGAGCGAACCTAG
- a CDS encoding hybrid-cluster NAD(P)-dependent oxidoreductase, protein MDTKTMNISTMPNISLASAPAGLVGFSQLVCVERWNETTDVVSFRFQAGEPMKFDYKPGQFMTLVLEINGEQACRSYTLSSTPSRPYSLMLTIKRVDGGLVSNYLIDHLQPGQTVRVLPPTGQFNLFDIPAKKYLFLSAGCGITPMYSMSRYLTDSQMNADIAFVHSARTQADIIFKTSLETMATRHRDFKLRYLVEDVTADTAWHPEAVLHDIGRLSADNLRDLVPDFSERTVFLCGPEPYMQAVKTILAELNFDMTQLYHESFATAVKEAHSRVKQAEMQTEDPVSGSNSFMLSIGDKKRALTAEQTLLEGIEAEGLPIIAACRSGVCGACKCKVLEGETESTSSMTLTPAEIEAGYVLACSTKLKSDVTLSLT, encoded by the coding sequence ATGGATACAAAGACGATGAATATCAGTACTATGCCAAATATTTCTTTAGCTTCTGCCCCCGCAGGTCTTGTGGGATTTAGTCAACTAGTGTGTGTGGAGCGCTGGAACGAAACCACCGATGTGGTGAGTTTTCGCTTTCAAGCTGGTGAGCCGATGAAGTTTGATTATAAGCCGGGGCAATTTATGACCTTAGTGCTAGAGATCAACGGTGAGCAGGCTTGTCGCAGTTACACCTTATCCTCAACCCCATCAAGACCTTATTCCTTAATGTTAACCATTAAGCGAGTCGATGGCGGACTGGTGTCGAATTACTTGATTGATCATTTACAGCCGGGGCAGACGGTCCGCGTATTACCGCCAACGGGTCAATTTAATCTGTTTGATATTCCTGCCAAAAAATACCTATTTTTGAGTGCTGGCTGTGGGATCACGCCCATGTATTCGATGTCGCGTTATTTAACCGACAGCCAAATGAATGCCGACATTGCTTTTGTGCACAGCGCTCGCACCCAGGCCGATATTATTTTTAAAACCTCATTAGAGACCATGGCTACGCGCCATCGAGATTTTAAGCTGCGTTACCTTGTGGAGGATGTCACGGCTGACACGGCTTGGCATCCCGAGGCGGTATTGCATGATATCGGCCGTTTAAGTGCTGATAATCTACGAGATTTAGTCCCCGATTTTTCAGAGCGAACCGTGTTTTTATGTGGACCTGAGCCCTATATGCAGGCGGTCAAAACGATTCTGGCTGAGCTTAACTTCGATATGACTCAGTTGTATCACGAGAGCTTTGCCACAGCGGTGAAAGAGGCGCATAGCCGCGTAAAACAGGCTGAAATGCAGACTGAAGATCCTGTGAGTGGCAGTAACAGCTTTATGTTATCCATTGGCGATAAAAAGCGGGCTTTAACGGCCGAGCAAACCTTGCTTGAGGGGATTGAAGCCGAAGGCTTACCGATTATTGCGGCTTGCCGTTCGGGCGTATGCGGCGCGTGCAAATGCAAGGTGCTCGAAGGGGAAACCGAGTCCACAAGTAGCATGACCTTAACACCTGCCGAAATCGAAGCCGGATATGTGTTAGCTTGCTCGACAAAACTCAAATCGGATGTGACCCTGTCTTTGACCTGA
- a CDS encoding chorismate mutase has product MQKPQPLNQTREQITHLDNELLSLLAERRRLSLEVARSKEVDVRPIRDTQREKELLARLVTAGREKGLDAHYVISLYQSIIEDSVLNQQAYLHGRANPETQKQQYCIAYLGARGSYSYLAASRYCQRRQVEMLDLGCQSFDEIVQAVESGHADYGFLPIENTSSGSINEVYDVLQHTSLSIVGETTIEVSHCLLGKPGSKLSDIKTVYAHPQPISQCSRYLSQHKDLRLEYCSSSAEAMEKVNQSADNSAAAIGSTEGGALYQLESIESGLANQKINQSRFIVVARKAVAVPEQLPAKTTLIMATGQKAGALVEALLVLKAHQLNMSKLESRPIPGTPWEEMFYLDIDANISSEAMQQGLKQLERITRFIKVLGCYPCETVKPTQLSNSQLLIEPNTSKAEVISTVSLDPSPYRFSKAYKAQASEIHCGPFTIGAGHIGAIAKITLSKSLLQQESSQAALSAFERRVKQLKEAGFQAVILDGCNSLASAEAIIPKLRQTLHQYDLLCVIAIEQATDMPLATGHADMLFLTGKQMFNQSLLTQAGTLPIPLFLERNDMASYDEFMAATETILSQGNQQLILCDSGIRTYNNANLPTLDLASLIQIKANSHLPIVINPCYAISEDALPLQTQGIKQLKADGLMLNCSLEEDKAHDSLALMSEVVRELYR; this is encoded by the coding sequence TCACCTCGACAATGAGCTTCTCTCGTTACTCGCCGAACGTCGACGCCTAAGCCTTGAAGTGGCCCGCAGTAAAGAAGTGGATGTGAGACCCATTCGCGACACCCAAAGGGAAAAAGAACTGCTGGCAAGATTAGTCACAGCTGGCCGAGAAAAAGGCTTAGATGCCCATTACGTGATCTCACTGTATCAAAGCATTATCGAAGACTCAGTTCTCAATCAACAGGCTTATCTCCACGGCCGTGCTAATCCAGAAACCCAAAAACAGCAGTACTGTATTGCTTACCTTGGCGCCCGCGGTTCCTACTCTTACCTTGCCGCCTCTCGCTATTGCCAACGTCGTCAAGTTGAGATGCTCGACTTAGGCTGCCAAAGTTTCGATGAGATTGTCCAAGCCGTTGAGTCAGGCCACGCCGACTATGGCTTTTTGCCGATTGAAAACACTTCGTCCGGCTCTATCAACGAAGTATATGACGTGCTGCAACATACGAGTCTGTCCATCGTAGGCGAGACTACTATCGAAGTCAGCCATTGCCTGTTGGGCAAACCGGGCAGCAAACTGAGCGATATCAAAACTGTTTATGCTCATCCGCAGCCAATTAGTCAGTGCAGCCGTTATCTGAGCCAGCACAAGGACTTAAGACTGGAATATTGCTCAAGCAGCGCCGAAGCGATGGAGAAGGTCAATCAATCTGCCGACAATAGCGCCGCTGCGATTGGCAGCACCGAAGGTGGCGCGCTTTACCAACTCGAGTCGATTGAGTCAGGCCTTGCCAATCAAAAGATTAACCAGAGCCGCTTTATCGTGGTGGCTCGAAAAGCCGTAGCAGTACCCGAGCAATTACCCGCTAAAACCACCCTGATCATGGCCACTGGCCAAAAGGCGGGGGCGTTGGTAGAAGCCCTGTTGGTGCTCAAAGCGCATCAGCTCAATATGAGCAAACTCGAATCTCGCCCCATTCCAGGCACGCCGTGGGAAGAAATGTTCTATCTGGATATCGATGCCAATATCTCCAGTGAAGCCATGCAGCAAGGTCTTAAGCAACTCGAGAGGATCACGCGGTTTATCAAAGTATTAGGTTGTTACCCCTGCGAAACCGTCAAACCGACGCAACTCAGTAATAGCCAATTACTCATTGAGCCGAACACCTCAAAAGCTGAGGTGATAAGCACGGTGAGCCTTGACCCGTCGCCCTATCGCTTCAGTAAGGCGTACAAGGCGCAGGCGAGTGAAATTCACTGCGGCCCCTTTACCATTGGCGCAGGCCATATTGGTGCCATTGCCAAAATCACGCTGAGCAAAAGCCTACTGCAGCAAGAGTCGTCGCAGGCCGCCTTATCCGCCTTTGAGCGCAGAGTAAAACAGCTAAAAGAAGCGGGTTTCCAAGCAGTGATTTTAGACGGATGTAACTCACTCGCCTCGGCCGAAGCCATCATCCCTAAGCTGCGCCAAACCCTACATCAGTATGATTTGCTCTGTGTCATAGCCATCGAACAGGCGACGGATATGCCATTGGCGACAGGTCATGCCGATATGCTGTTCTTAACGGGCAAACAAATGTTTAATCAATCCTTGCTGACTCAGGCAGGCACCTTGCCGATTCCGCTATTCCTCGAACGTAACGATATGGCAAGTTATGATGAATTTATGGCGGCCACGGAGACGATTTTAAGTCAAGGTAACCAACAGCTTATCCTATGTGACTCTGGCATTCGTACCTATAACAATGCCAACTTACCCACCTTGGATTTAGCAAGCCTCATTCAAATAAAGGCCAACAGTCATCTCCCCATAGTGATTAACCCTTGTTATGCCATCAGCGAAGATGCACTGCCACTGCAAACTCAAGGAATTAAGCAGCTGAAAGCCGATGGCCTAATGCTGAATTGCTCCCTCGAAGAAGATAAAGCACATGACTCATTGGCGCTGATGAGCGAGGTCGTAAGGGAGTTATACCGCTAA
- the hcp gene encoding hydroxylamine reductase has protein sequence MFCIQCEQTIRTPAGNGCSYAQGMCGKLAATSDLQDLLIYMLQGVSVYATKARELGVVDPEVDTFVPKAFFSTLTNVNFDDERIIAYAKQAAEYRESLKNAYEAACEAAGKSAESLPPVAQFVLGTSKPEMLSQAPVALLNKDKNDIHEDILGLRLLCLYGLKGAAAYMEHARVLGKTDAEIAGRFHEIMAFLGEPSVDADKLFITAMDIGQLNYRIMAMLDAGETEAFGHPEPTVVNTKAVKGKAILVSGHDMKDLELILEQTAGKGINVYTHGEMLPALAYPAFKKYAHLVGNYGSAWQNQQKEFANFPGAVVMTSNCIIDPNVGQYSDRIFTRSIVGWPGVTHVVGDDFSVVIDKALALDGFQYDEIPHNITIGFARNALMAAAPTVVENVKNGSIKHFFLVGGCDGDKSERSYFTDLAKSAPKDSVILTLGCGKYKFNKLEFGDINGIPRLLDIGQCNDAYSAIQLAIALSQIFECDINELPLNLVLSWFEQKAIVVLLTLLSLGVKNIRTGPTPPAFLTANLAKILEEKFGLRNTTTVEADLKTMLNVA, from the coding sequence CAAACTATTCGTACCCCCGCCGGCAACGGTTGTAGCTATGCCCAAGGTATGTGTGGCAAATTGGCCGCGACCTCGGATCTGCAAGACTTGTTAATCTACATGCTGCAGGGTGTTTCAGTGTATGCGACTAAGGCTCGTGAACTGGGCGTCGTTGACCCTGAGGTGGATACCTTTGTTCCTAAAGCTTTTTTCTCGACCTTAACCAACGTTAACTTCGATGATGAACGCATCATCGCCTATGCCAAGCAGGCGGCTGAGTACCGTGAAAGTTTAAAAAATGCCTATGAAGCGGCGTGTGAAGCTGCGGGTAAATCGGCTGAATCGCTCCCTCCTGTGGCGCAATTTGTACTGGGTACCAGTAAGCCCGAAATGTTGTCTCAAGCGCCAGTCGCCTTACTCAATAAAGATAAAAATGATATCCACGAAGATATCCTTGGGCTGAGACTACTGTGCTTATATGGCCTTAAAGGTGCGGCGGCTTACATGGAGCACGCCCGTGTATTAGGTAAAACCGACGCTGAGATTGCTGGTCGCTTCCATGAGATTATGGCGTTTCTCGGTGAGCCGAGCGTCGATGCCGATAAACTGTTCATAACAGCCATGGATATTGGTCAACTGAACTACCGCATCATGGCGATGCTCGATGCGGGCGAGACCGAAGCCTTCGGTCATCCGGAACCGACTGTCGTCAACACTAAAGCGGTTAAAGGCAAAGCGATTCTGGTTTCTGGCCATGATATGAAGGATTTAGAGCTTATCCTCGAGCAAACGGCGGGTAAAGGCATTAATGTTTATACCCATGGCGAAATGCTCCCCGCGCTGGCGTATCCCGCCTTTAAAAAATATGCTCATTTAGTGGGTAACTACGGCAGTGCATGGCAGAACCAGCAAAAAGAATTTGCTAATTTCCCTGGCGCCGTAGTGATGACCTCAAACTGTATTATTGACCCGAATGTGGGCCAATACAGCGACCGTATCTTTACCCGCAGTATCGTGGGTTGGCCTGGTGTAACCCATGTGGTTGGGGACGATTTTTCAGTTGTGATCGACAAGGCGCTCGCTCTTGATGGCTTCCAATACGATGAAATCCCACACAATATCACTATCGGTTTTGCCCGTAATGCCTTAATGGCTGCGGCACCGACTGTGGTTGAAAACGTGAAAAACGGTTCTATCAAACACTTCTTCTTAGTCGGTGGCTGTGATGGCGATAAGTCTGAGCGGAGTTATTTCACTGACTTAGCGAAATCGGCGCCAAAGGATTCCGTTATCCTGACCTTAGGTTGTGGTAAGTACAAATTCAACAAGCTGGAATTTGGCGATATCAACGGTATTCCGCGCTTACTCGATATTGGCCAATGTAACGATGCCTATTCGGCTATTCAGTTGGCTATCGCGCTATCACAAATTTTTGAATGCGATATCAATGAATTACCATTGAACCTCGTGCTTTCATGGTTTGAGCAGAAAGCCATTGTCGTGCTGCTGACGCTATTGTCGCTTGGGGTGAAAAATATCCGTACCGGCCCGACGCCGCCAGCGTTTTTAACGGCTAATCTTGCCAAAATTTTGGAAGAAAAATTTGGCCTGCGTAACACCACCACAGTTGAAGCCGATCTTAAAACCATGCTGAACGTGGCATAG